The genomic stretch TATAAGAGATACAGATGAGAATTGGCAACGTGAAGGTAGATTAGTTAAAACAGATTATTATAAACTAGAGTCTCCAGTAAAATTAGAATCATTTAATAATAAAATAGTTGATTTGGAAATTGATAAAGGACCAATAAATAAAAAAGGTAGTGTAAATCAGGGATATTTATTTTATTTTAATAAAAAAGGATTGAAAATTATTCAAGAAGTACAGCCAGATATCAATTGGCCAGAGTTTTCGATTATAGAAGGTGATAGTATGATAACTGATCCATCTTTTTCAACAAAAGAAATAATAAATAAAATAAAAAATTACATAAAAGCCAAAGGCTTTACCTATCCAGATGAAATGATAGAAAACTTTTATCTTTCTTTAAAAACAAAACCTTTTGTTCTTCTGGCTGGTATATCCGGTACAGGTAAAACAAAATTAGCCCAACTTTTTGCTGAAGCTATTGGCTGTAATTCAGACAATGGCCAGTTTAAATTAATTTCAGTTAAACCAGATTGGAATGATAGCTCTGATCTTTTAGGATACAGTAATATTAGAGGTGATTTCCAGGCTGGCCCTATAATTAAAACAATAAAAAAAGCTATTGATAATCCAGATAAACCATATATTGTCTGTCTTGATGAAATGAATTTAGCAAGAGTAGAATATTATTTCAGTGAATTCTTATCAAAGATGGAAACCAGAAGAATTAAAAATGGGAAAATAATAACTGATAAATTACTAATTAAAGATGATTTTGATGATAGAGACCCAGAATCTGCTGATAAATATGCCGGTCTATATATTCCCCAAAATTTATATATTGTAGGCACTGTTAATATGGATGAAACAACCCATCCCTTTAGTAAAAAAGTTCTTGATAGAGCCAATACAATAGAATTCAATGAAATTGAACTTAAAGCTTATCAGGAGAATAATTATGACCTATCAGATTTAGAAACCATATCAGTTAAAAATGATTTTTTAGTAACAGAAAATCTTAATTTAAAAGAATCTATAAATGATAATGAAGAATTGGTCAATGATATCACAACCAGATTAACTGAAATAAATGATATTTTAAAAGAAGCAAACCTTCAGGTTGGTTATAGAATAAGAGATGAAATAAATTTTTATGTGATGGAATCTATGAAAAATAATATTTTAGATATAGATACAGCTTTTGATAAACAATTAATGCAGAAGATATTACCCAGAATTCAGGGAAGTTCCAGAAGAATAAAAAAGATATTAGTTAAATTATATAAATATACTTCAGATAAAGATTATACAAAAGAGAATGGCGATCTTGGCCAAAAAATGTTAAATTATTACAATAATAACAAAGGAAATATTAAATATCCTTCATCTACAGAAAAAATTGCATATATGGTAAAACGTTATGAAGAAGATGGATTTACAGCTTACTGGTTATAGGGATTGATAATTATGATAAATAAAAAAGATCAAAAACAGAATTTAATAGATATAGAAACTGAACATTTTACTTTAGTTATAAAAGGTAAACCAATTCATCCTGCTATTGATCAGTTTTCTCCTCATGAAAATGATACTGAGGCAGAAATAAAATTATCTCTAAAAGATGATAAACTTCAAAAATTTAGATTTTTTCATCCTAAAAAGGGAATGATAGAAAGCAGTCATAATAAAGTTAAAAGTTATCCAGTATTTTATGAAGAACAGGAGTATGATATTTATGTAGAAGGAAAAAATGATAAAGTTCAGGAATTAAAATTTTATCATCAGAGTAATAACATTCGCGAAGCAGTCAGTCACCCTCCTCGAAATAAGAAAAATCTTTATGGCAGTGTTAATTTTGGAAGTGATATAGGTTTTTCTGAATTTGAGATTAGAGATGGTAAAAGACTGCTTTTTTCTTTAACTATAGAAGTATTCCCAAGTAAAATTGACTATAGAAAAGATTATAATCAGCTTTTAAATGAAGTTAATGAAGAAGTATATAACTTAGCCTATGATTTTTTACGTAATACCTATCAAAACATGAAACCTAAAGAGGCTCAGGAAGTAACAGAAGCTGAATTTTATATGATCCTTAGAACAATTTTTAAAGATTTTATGCAGGCTTTCGGAAGAATTAAGGAATCTCCTCATCATCGATTGATCAAAAAGAGAAGAGTTAAGTCTTCAGCTAAGGTTAAGAAAGTTAGCAGACAGAGTTTAAAATGGCTGAATAAAAATAGTCAATTTTATGATCAAAAAAGTAAATTACCGGAAAAGATGCTGGCAGTAGAAAAAAAGATGAGTTATGATACATTTGAAAATAAATTTGTAAGATGGATATTCAAAAGATTAATAAAAAAGTTAAATCATTTTGAGAAGAAATATGAGTATAATAAACGAAATCCTGATTCAAAAATATTTCAGGAAATAAAAAGAATGAAAAAAGAGTTAGAATTCAATTTAAAAGATAGTTTTTTAGATCAGGTAGGAGAATTATATAAAATTGACTCTATTTCACTTGTTTTACAGATGGCCCCGGGTTATCGAGAACTTTATAAATATTATTTGATGTTATTAAAAGGATTATCTTTAAATGGAGAGATTTTTCAGTTATCAATGAAACAGTTGTGGGAATTATATGAATACTGGACCTTTCTTAAATTAAATAGAATTCTTAGTGATAAATATGAGTTAATAAAACAGGATATTGTTGAACTTGATTATAGTGGAATAAATGTAACTTTATCTAAAAGTAGAGATGCTAAGGTTAGATATAAAAATCCTGATACAGATGAAGAATTTACCTTAAGTTATAATTCCTTTTCAGGAGATAGTGCTACTACCCGTCAGCGACCGGATAATATTTTATCACTGGAAAAAGATAATTCTGATGTTCAATATAAATTTATCTTTGATGCAAAATATCGAGTTAATCCAGCTTATGAAAATAGTTCATATGCTAATAAATATCAGGGTATCCCCGGTCCAGAAGAAGATACAATAAATACCATGCATCGGTATCGTGATGCAATTTCTTCTGAGGTTAATGATGAAGAATATAAAAGAACTATGGTAGGTGCATATGTTTTATTTCCCTATCATAATCAGGAAAACTTTCGAAAACATAAATTTTATAAAAGTATAGATAAAGTA from Halanaerobiales bacterium encodes the following:
- a CDS encoding AAA family ATPase, producing the protein YAKIEHTKTDRFRMMWRQDFADLLKEELPYWYEKYEEDSNYGSDQKRPKLKFIKNNKNEYEVKIIKEKEKSPKNIWWVNQGKTMNEEKEVGVLWAPIENKNGSNEYHWETMKEVAKGDIILHYANGYIRYVSQVQEAAIKAQKPENIRDTDENWQREGRLVKTDYYKLESPVKLESFNNKIVDLEIDKGPINKKGSVNQGYLFYFNKKGLKIIQEVQPDINWPEFSIIEGDSMITDPSFSTKEIINKIKNYIKAKGFTYPDEMIENFYLSLKTKPFVLLAGISGTGKTKLAQLFAEAIGCNSDNGQFKLISVKPDWNDSSDLLGYSNIRGDFQAGPIIKTIKKAIDNPDKPYIVCLDEMNLARVEYYFSEFLSKMETRRIKNGKIITDKLLIKDDFDDRDPESADKYAGLYIPQNLYIVGTVNMDETTHPFSKKVLDRANTIEFNEIELKAYQENNYDLSDLETISVKNDFLVTENLNLKESINDNEELVNDITTRLTEINDILKEANLQVGYRIRDEINFYVMESMKNNILDIDTAFDKQLMQKILPRIQGSSRRIKKILVKLYKYTSDKDYTKENGDLGQKMLNYYNNNKGNIKYPSSTEKIAYMVKRYEEDGFTAYWL
- a CDS encoding restriction endonuclease-like protein; amino-acid sequence: MINKKDQKQNLIDIETEHFTLVIKGKPIHPAIDQFSPHENDTEAEIKLSLKDDKLQKFRFFHPKKGMIESSHNKVKSYPVFYEEQEYDIYVEGKNDKVQELKFYHQSNNIREAVSHPPRNKKNLYGSVNFGSDIGFSEFEIRDGKRLLFSLTIEVFPSKIDYRKDYNQLLNEVNEEVYNLAYDFLRNTYQNMKPKEAQEVTEAEFYMILRTIFKDFMQAFGRIKESPHHRLIKKRRVKSSAKVKKVSRQSLKWLNKNSQFYDQKSKLPEKMLAVEKKMSYDTFENKFVRWIFKRLIKKLNHFEKKYEYNKRNPDSKIFQEIKRMKKELEFNLKDSFLDQVGELYKIDSISLVLQMAPGYRELYKYYLMLLKGLSLNGEIFQLSMKQLWELYEYWTFLKLNRILSDKYELIKQDIVELDYSGINVTLSKSRDAKVRYKNPDTDEEFTLSYNSFSGDSATTRQRPDNILSLEKDNSDVQYKFIFDAKYRVNPAYENSSYANKYQGIPGPEEDTINTMHRYRDAISSEVNDEEYKRTMVGAYVLFPYHNQENFRKHKFYKSIDKVNVGAFPFLPGSTELIAEFLDNIIGESAISNYSRNLLPNGTEEFRPQKEFKQNVLVGSLKKKSQLDFIMKNKIYYMPFIEKVMGKELNYVAIYQSKNKFGEESGVKYYAKIKNIEVVKRKEISYPSSSSNPEKRYILFYLGEWDELTDIIKTEGYGVSGSHIYTNDMLLKKADTLPELSIKSLREWRIWLELKRMKKEMKIKLKNNKLKDFDNIEGFSDGEISVEVKGNKLVCKDKKWDYNKFLKNPRGVLKDLIN